The stretch of DNA ttttcattgaacccTGAGGCTACAATTTTCCAACCAATGCTACCTTCAGAAGTTGAACAAAATGAGCCAACGCCTGTCCATCAAACTATTTTAACTGATGGTAGTCTTCCTGATTCGCCGGTAAATACTCCAAGCGAAAATCATAGTCACTGCAAAGGGGTGGAAAATGGAAAGGAAGATGCCAGTGGAAATGACAGTGGAAATGAGCATGCAGATTTGACACAAAGTGATtgtgacacagaaacagaactAAGAAGATCTTCCAGAGAAAGAGTAGCCCCACGAAGGCTAACCTACCCCACGCTGGGGAACCCATTAGTGACTGTTATGCATTCAATCTTGCAGGGATTAGACCAAGCCCTGACTGACACTTTCAATTTTGACCCAATAGCTATCAACACTTTTTCCCTTTAAAATAGTGCTGTGTGCAACATGCAAGGATGCATGCTGATTTAGGGGGGGAGGATGTAACCCACCTAAGTCAGTCCATTGTAGGTCTaaagttattttctttgttttatggtgTAGTATCTGTGTTTCACCAGTAGATGGGATGTATGTGCTACTGACACACTTACCGCCATCTTGGAAAAACGTCAGTCCAACGCATTACTGACGGGAGAGAGCACTGAGTACAGAGAGATGAGATCgtgtaaagaaaaatgttattaGAGTGGTAGTTTTTGGCATTTGATGACATACCTGATCCCAAGAGGTACTGAAGAACGAGGATTTGTCCAGTTCTTTTGATTTCTGTTCTCCGGTGAGTGTTGTATATGACTTGTGTATCAGAGTACTGCGATTAGTTAAACCAAGCTAGCGATGCTATGGTGACTTGCGTCACCATACCACAAGTTTTGATGTAATTGTATTTGTCTGCATTATACTGTGAAATGATTACTTAAAACCAATCGGAGAAAGTGTGAAACTATGTGTAGGACAGAACTTGATGACAAGAAATGATCATAAGCAGGCAGTTACACTACCGCATGACATGCTAGTGCTATGTGTGCAACGTGATGCAGTAGTATGACACTGTGTAATGACCTGTAAACTGCTGCATAGATTATTGCAGTTGTGAATGAGTTTTACCAGATCTGGTGTTATTAATTTCTGTCTGAAAAGAGTGATATTGATGTTAATGTTCACCTGCTTGTGcaggttggtttttttgtttacctgATTCAAGTTGGGACTGGTTAGATGTGGAGCCACGACTGTGTCCGCGAGCCGCTGACGTACTGGATGCCCTAAAATATCTCCACAGTGGACCCATTCGTATTCCAGCCCTCATCCCAGACAGATAAGCTTGAACCATTGTGCACAAAATCACACTACCCgggtagttttatatttttggagctctgagctattttttttattattttgtggacATTTTATAATCCATTTTTGGATCCTCTTTTTTTGGGTAAAAGactgaaacaaatgtaaagAAGGATTTAAAGGACAATACATGGTGAATATATAAAGTGTAAGGACTGAATTACAAGAACTGAACTAAACAAAGGGTtgcaggaaaagaaagaaattattaatttttttggtaTTCATTTGGTTGTTGAATAAATGCCGGCTTTGTTTACTTACAAGCAATTGTCTGATTTCATCTCACCTATACTCCTCCTTTAGGATCTAGAGTAGTGAGTGCGTGTATTACTGCTTTATACAcgttacatatatatatatatatattcacaatagtacacaacaaaaagagaaaagaagcttAATTTTGAACTGACCACAAATCAGGAATAAACAAATCTAATCaagaaaacagctgaaagaTTCTATTAACCTTTGGTGGATTTTCATTTAGAGACCCACTACATGATAGATAATGAATTTTCACACAATGAGAACATCACAACAGTATGCAATAAGTGGCTTAACCATATAAATCCAATTTGAGCTATTTGGTTTGATTATAGTCAAAACATATGATATATAGTTTAATCATAGCAATAAGTGATTTTAGATGGTCAAGATATCATTTCATGTTGATACCTCACAAAGTAAAATAGTAAAATAACCACATCACAGCCATGTCAATCATAAAGAAATCATTATGAGTTATTCAGTATGTAAATAATATGTTGATATTTGTGTTTCCAAACTAAATCACACAGTTAagattaaatgtaaaaacaaaaaaaaaaagcacaaaagatTCAAAATGCCCAAACTACTGTAACTTCCTGATACGATTCACTCATTTTTCAATCTCTTAAGTAACAAAAATCTTAATATCTGAATCTTTCATTCAGATTCATTGGTCAGTTCCTGCAGTTGCTTCGTCTTCTTCTTCGTAAACCTGTGTTTATACATAAAGTTTATTAGTACAAACATATTGACAGTTATGGAAGTGTAATCTGAACTCGGGTTTCTGATAAGACAGTCTTTAACTGCAAGTTGCACTTCCATCATATTGCTTGTTATGTAGTAATGTCTATCACTGCCATTAGATAGAATAAAGTAGTACCTCATAGTTGTTTTCCTTGCACCACTGATTGAAGCtctccttctttttttcttttcccccatCCTCAGGGTTTTTCCAGTAAACCCTAAGGATTGTCTCAGAAAAGTACTCTGGGAGAAGCATGGACACCTGACATAAAGGACAGCATCATAAAAATTACACAATATTACACAGCCAAAATGGTCTTACAGAAAGAACACAGctcgtgtaaaaaaaaatgttgtagtTCTGACCTTTGCTTTGGGGATTTTGAATGCCCTGTCAGGTTTCGTCTTTTTGTAGAAATATGTTTTGCTGATGGGGTCCGTGTTCTTCATCCCATAGTCCATAGTGATAGTCTAATAAGAAATGTGACAAAGAAGCCTGTGTTTATATTCATATGTATGACCTCTTTTACATCAAATAACTAACAGAACTCAagatttagtaaaaaaaaaaaaagttaatgccttcattattttcttaaaatcttagttattattttgttttaattctttGTTGTTAATTTGCTTGATTAGAAATAAAACTCACTTTAACTTCAAAGTTATCTTTGAAGTTTGAAGCGTCATCATTGAGTTTCGTTTTCAGACTTTCCTTCTCTTCCTAAAGCAAAGAGGAGAGAACATATGCTTTCAATGTTATGATTGTGTTTTGTTAATCTTTTTTTATGATCAGTTCTCATTCTTACCTCTGatattttcttttgattttgtttcttgAGATGAGAAAGGGAAAGAAGTGGGAGGGAGAAGACAGGAATTTATTAATATATTGGAAACACAGCAAAATACCTTTACATTAATCCACATGTTAGAAAGCATCTGTGTTTCctatttttcagtttctctttaaaacacatttttccccaCCACCTAAAATCAAGCTGTTCCAACTCTTTCTTCAGAATACTTGCTTTACTGCATCCATGGAAAATGAAACAGCCTAGGCCTTCCTGGTTATGTGCAGTAAGGAAAGTAAGAATAGCTATGTTTGTTATATTGCAGTATCTCTGAGTGGGGAGCCTGCTTTTCCGCTTTATCCAATATGCTGAAAGGAAATCAAGCAGGTGCAGCAGTCCCTGTAGGAGCATGGAATGGCAGTTGAGTTTGAatgaaatgtaaacaatggcCAATGAGTGTGTGGATACCAAAGGTGAGTATCTGTGTAAACAGCCCTGTGGGGCTCAGTCCCCATTTATATGGAGTCTGTAGGGTGGAAAGCTTTCCATTCAGATAGCTGTCTGTATGATTTCTCATTAATGTCAGTAGGCTATAGTCAGTCACACGCCATGTATTGTGTGTGATACTGATTTTgtccaaaaacaaagtttgcatttttattttttcaacatTGCAGATAACTATATATAAAAGACTCCCTATGGACTTAAGTCACTTTTGTCAAGCAATACCATCCACAAAGAATTCACATAATTACAATGACCAGGGCAATGACAAAGAGATTTTGGAGTGAGATTATGGAAGTgaaatctgtattttattttaatagcaGGTATCTATGAATCTCTGTGAATGCATGTGGTCAAGCTAGCTATGCTAGCTAGACACAACTTAACAGAATATCAAATTGTGTCTGAATGGAGTTTAAATGACAGTGACACTTTTTTCAactacttttgagcctctgaaaatgaaggACTTCAAAATAGCTGATTCCTAAACCacttaattaaagctgaaattcagcattttaatcatttgattCAGTGATTCAGAATCcactgcagtggtgtaaagagGCAACATTACAATGTGTTACTGTTCAAAAACCTACATACTTAATTTTATATTCTCGGGGTCATGACTGCAGTTCTCAGATA from Archocentrus centrarchus isolate MPI-CPG fArcCen1 chromosome 7, fArcCen1, whole genome shotgun sequence encodes:
- the LOC115783481 gene encoding deoxynucleoside triphosphate triphosphohydrolase SAMHD1-like, giving the protein MAEFTTRLLRYITYIQKAGGPRAHIKDVKTSPPATPPTSPPPQPSRVMAVPPPDSPTSSPPPSHQIPEQQLSRCGVTAVKLATLRILYQVVEEISRSTSESLKDAREIIERIMTRKLYWCVGEAKLKQNQKKISEEEKESLKTKLNDDASNFKDNFEVKTITMDYGMKNTDPISKTYFYKKTKPDRAFKIPKAKVSMLLPEYFSETILRVYWKNPEDGGKEKKKESFNQWCKENNYEVYEEEDEATAGTDQ